Part of the Zingiber officinale cultivar Zhangliang chromosome 6A, Zo_v1.1, whole genome shotgun sequence genome, caccgacagattgataggattcgtccaccttacggacacgccgaggactaggagtatcatctccgaatctcgttatatcgtcgcgtttgagatttgatattctcctgtttcgtttctattttttatttccgctgcgctaactaaaattgtaggaagaaatgtgaatttggggtcggctattcacaccccccctctctagccacgtccgaaggtcctaacactatTCACCCTCTTGGGCTTTTTGACAAAACCCCAGCCATCAACGGATTTGGTGTTGTCTTTACCGTGAGCcatttgctgcggactagatagatagTTATGGTGAATCTATTCACCAATCTCACCAAAGCCCCACCCCCGCAATAACCAAAATACACCCTTACCACCCTCACTCTCATTTTCCCCTCTCTGTACAGCTCCCTACATGCCCAAGATGATATCGCTCACACACATACATTATTGGCCTCATCTCACACTCTCACTCTGTGAGGCCCTCACTGACTGCATCTCCCTCTGTGAAGTGGAGAACATCACGTGCTGGAGAATGGAATATCAAGGTGAACTCCAAGTGGTGAAGGGGAAGAGCTTAAGACATCAAGTGGGCTCCATGTGGTCAATCTTCGAGTGGCATCCATCATGTGGTGGAGAATGGAACTTAGAACCATGTGGTCAATCTTGAAGAGGAGGAGCTCAGAACCATGTGTCAATCTTCTGTGGAGGTTCAACCTTCATGTGGCGGAGAATGAAACATCAAGTGGCTCCAAGTGGTGGAGAGGAGGAGCTTGCAACCATCCAATGGTGGAGAGGAGGAGCTTGCAACCATGAAGCTCAGAATTGCttgtaattaaaattttttttccttttttttctctctctctttttttctttttttccctctttttttctctctctttttttcccTCACAAAAGAAAAACAACAAGCAGTACAATACTAGCAAGATAGTATAAAAACCAAaacaacaaagaaaacaaaaaaccCAAAAATAAATAACACCAAAATCTCCTTCACTCCACCTGCTGGTGCAGCTCCCCTAGGACCTCCCTCCAAGTGTGATGGACATCAAGGTGGCTGATGGAGCACAATATCTGAGTGAATATCCAAGGAGCGGTAGACATGGGTTTGGATTCTTCTGAAAACATCCTCCCCAACAAACGACTCCCCCTCAAATCGCAACTGGTTGTGGGCCTGCCAAACATAATGTATCATCATAGCCATAGCAGCGTGGCGCGCTCGCATCAGTATCCCCGTCCCCCGGTAGCGCCGCACGAACACCCACAACATCCGTCGATGCGTAGTCATCTTGTGTCATGTGTAGCCAATCCCTGATACAGTCCCATATCCATCGTATCTGTGGGCATCCGAAAAATAGATGATCCTGCGTCTCCTCCTTCGAGCCACATAATAAGCAAATCCTGTCAGCCTCCCCAAGGTACTCCAATCGATCCTTGGTAGGTAACCTACGATGTGCAAGTAACCATAGGGTGAAGCTATGGCTGGGTTGGATATGTTTCCTCCATACTGTCTGTGTCCATAGTGCACGGGCTCCAGTATCTCGGAAGAAATCATATGCCTGACTGACGCCTCTGTGAGTCGAGCTGGCCTGGCCAAACCAACCTGCCAGGGTCTGTTGTACCATCTGTACGGATCCAACTGAAGTAACCATGCGGTCCCGTATCTGTACTAGCCTCTTCAGAAGTGGAGAGTCAGTGTGCCTGTTTCTCCATCGCCATATGTCTGTCCTATAAGTAAGTGTGATGAACCCATCGAATCCAGAGAGCATCCTGCTTATCATGTATTCGCCATAGTACCCTGGATAGTAAAGCAGTGTTCCATGCAGAGAGCTCCCTTAATCCCAACCCTCCCTCTTCTTTCGGTCTACACATCTCAGCCCAAGCGATAGGGGGGTGCTTGGATGTCCACAGAAAGCTCCGACATATGCTATAAATACGCTCCACAACTCCCATCGGTAATGGCAAGATCGACATCCAATAGCACTCCACTCCTTGCAGCACTGACTGTATCAACTGAACTCTCCCTGCATAAGAAAGAGTAAGCTTCGGCCATATACTGATCTTCCTGCTCAACGCATCCATCAAGGGACCATAATCTGTAATTTTGAGCTTTTCTGATGCTAGTGGGATCCCCAGGTATCTATAAGACATGTGCCCCTCCTGAAAACCTGTGATGGTGAGCAACTCCTGTCGTGCATCTCCCTCTAGGCCAGCCATATAAATACATGATTTGTTCAAATTCGGCCGCAAACCCTCCATCATTTCGAACTGCTCTAAGCAACCCATGATAACCCTCGTGGAGGATCTATCACCTCTAGAGAATAGTAGGAGATCATCAGCATATGCAAGGTGGGTAATTCTGAGCTCCTGACATTTCAGATGAAAGTGAAAATCTGCTCTCCTCATCCTCTGGCTTATGAGCATGACCAATTATTCCATACATATCCCAAAGAGGTACAGAGATAGAGGGTCCCCCTGTCGTAGTCCTCTAGCACCCCTGAAGTGACCATACATACCACCATTGATGGACAAGGAAAAACTAGTGGTAGTAACACACTCTCGTATCCAAGCAATAAAGGTGTGAGGGAACTGCAGTCCTGCAAGGGCATCCATCAAGAACTCCCAGTGAACAATATCAAAAGCCTTCTGGAGATCCACCTTCATAGTGCTCCTAGGGGAGATTCTCTTCCTAGTGTAATTCCGCATAATCTCTTGTGCTAGATGAATGTTATCTGCTATGTTCCTTCCCTTCACAAAAGCAGCCTGGGCTGGGTGAAAAATATGCTCAGCAACCTCCGCAAGACTAGAAGAAAGTAGCTTGGAAATTATCTTGTAGAAGACTGTGCAACATGAAATGGGTCGAAAATCCTCCACTCGGCTAGCATGTGGCACTTTTGGGACTAGGGAGATAAGTGTGTGGTTCCATTGCTTAAGTAGTCGCCCATGTCTAAAAAACTCAGTCACTGCCGCCACCAAATCATTCTTTATGATGTTCCATGAGTGCTTGAAGAATTTTGATCCATACCCATCCGACCCCGGGGCTTTTTGATCACCAATACTAAAGAGAGACTTCTTGATTTCATCTTCAGTCGATATTTTTTGAAGGGCTTCTTGTTGCTCCAAACTTAACATCTTCCCAAAAACTAGACATTCCGTTTGGATTGGGGTACGCTGGATGTTTGTGCCAAGCAAGCCTTGGAAGGCTTATAGGAATTCGGTCACAATTTTATGTAGACTTGTTGTGGTACCACCATCTCTCTTCTCAAGGACAACTATTTCTCTTCTCCGATTTATTCTTTTGACTAGTGCATGGAAGTAGTTTGTGTTTCGATCCACCTCACGGAGATATTGGCACTTTGCCTTTTGAGCACAAAAAAGGAACTCTGCTTGGTTTAATTGATCTACTTGCTTTCGGACCATTTTGTAGGTCTCTTCAAACTGTCCAGCAATGTATCCCCGCTGCTGCATATGAAGGAGCTCCTCTTGTGCCCGGTTTGCCCTCTCTTTGATGTGCTGAAAATGGAGTTTATTGAATTGCCGAAACTCACCCTTCAAACCT contains:
- the LOC121993799 gene encoding uncharacterized protein LOC121993799; its protein translation is MRRADFHFHLKCQELRITHLAYADDLLLFSRGDRSSTRVIMGCLEQFEMMEGLRPNLNKSCIYMAGLEGDARQELLTITGFQEGHMSYRYLGIPLASEKLKITDYGPLMDALSRKISIWPKLTLSYAGRVQLIQSVLQGVECYWMSILPLPMGVVERYYGEYMISRMLSGFDGFITLTYRTDIWRWRNRHTDSPLLKRLVQIRDRMVTSVGSVQMVQQTLAGWFGQASSTHRGVSQAYDFFRDTGARALWTQTVWRKHIQPSHSFTLWLLAHRRLPTKDRLEYLGEADRICLLCGSKEETQDHLFFGCPQIRWIWDCIRDWLHMTQDDYASTDVVGVRAALPGDGDTDASAPRCYGYDDTLCLAGPQPVAI